A region of the Peredibacter starrii genome:
GATCTAAAAGTCTGGTTACCACCTATCGGTTCAACGACGGTTTATATCTTCGGTAATCCGGAAGATCTATCAAATCCAAATATCGAACTTTCTTGTCGTGTTCACGATGAGTGTAATGGTTCAGACGTATTTGGTTCTGATATTTGTACATGCAGACCTTACCTCATGTACGGAATTGAACACGCGGCCGAGACTGCCCAGAAAGGTGGAGTAGGTATCATCGCTTACTACCGTAAAGAGGGTCGTGCTCTCGGGGAAGTAACAAAGTTCCTCGTGTACAACGCTCGTAAACGTCAAGAAGGCGGAGATTCAGCAGCAACATACTTTAAGCGTACTGAATGTGTGGCCGGTGTTGAAGATGCTCGCTTCCAGGAATTCATGCCGGACGTGTTGCATCTTTTCGGGATCACAAAAATTCATAATCTTCACTCGATGTCGAACATGAAATACAACGCCATTGTTGGTTCGGGTATCGAAGTGGTGAATCGTATTTCAATTCCAGCGGAACTTATTCCGGCGGATGCGAACGTCGAAATGGAAGCAAAGAAGGCCGCTGGTTACTTCACGGAAGGTGAAGTGAAAAAAGGCGAAGACCTACAGAAAGTTAAGGGGAGAGAGATTACGTGAGCGATTTAGATTATATCCTGTCACCAGTTTGTGTTCGTGACGGGGCCAAAAAGATTTTTGACGAGACATTAAAAGGGAACACTCATTTTCATTATCATGAAGAGAAGATGGGACCGACAGTTGATTTCGTGATGCAAACCATCCGCGAGAACTATCCGGATATGAACATTCCGTTTCACTCTCGTTGGGGACACTTTCGTCCGGGGAACGTTGATCGTTCACTTTGGTTGAAGGCGAAAATTAAAGACCTTGATCCGATGGAGCAGGCGAGAATTAAATGGGACCTTGTGATCCCATCTGTTCTTCTTGATGCTGGTGCTGGTCCAGCGTGGAAGTATCATGAGAAAGAAACCTCTCGTGATTATGCTCGTTCAGAGGGCCTGGGAGTTGCGAGTTATCACTTATTTATGTCGGGAGCTTTTTCTTCAGATGGAAAATCTCTTCGTTCAGATGCGACTGGACTTTCAAAAGTAACTCCGAAACTGATTGAAGAGTATTTCCAAGTGACACCGAACAATCCACTTGTGGGTGTTGAAGGCAGAACGAACTTACTTAAAAATCTTGGACGCGCACTTGAGAACAAAGCTCTCTTTAAAGATGGTCGTCCAGGAAATCTCATTGATTATCTTGTGGCAAAACATGGTAAAACGATTCCGGCCTTAGCACTTCTTCGTGGTGTGCTGGATGGCCTGGGTCCAATCTGGCCTGGTCGTGAGACGCTTAATGGTGTGAACCTTGGCGATGCTTGGAAACACACTAAGTATGGTTTGGTGGCCTTCCACAAACTTTCTCAATGGATGACTTACTCACTGGTTGAACCACTTCTTGAGGCCGGCATTACTGTAACTGGCATTGAAGGTCTAACAGGTCTTCCAGAGTACAGAAACGGTGGTCTTCTTCTTGATACCGGAGTTCTCACTTTCAAAAATACCAAAGACGGTGAAGCAACTTGGGGACCTGAGAGTGATCTCATTATCGAGTGGCGAGCGCTGACTGTGTTCTTACTGGATAAAATCGGCGCGGAAGTTCAGAACCGCCTTGGTAAAACTCCACAAGACTTTCCACTGGCGAAAGTTCTTGAAGGAGGCACTTGGTGGGCCGGAAGAAAAATCGCCGCTCAAAACCGCGCAGGCGGTACACCTCCACTTAATATTAAATCTGATGGAACTGTATTCTAGGGGATAAATATGCATAAGAATCTCATTGAATTGAATCATCCGCTACTCTTGCACAAACTTGGCTACCTACGTGACAAAACCACGTACTCTAATGAATTCAGAAATCTTGTGACTGAAGTGTCTAAGCTTCTCGCTTATGAGGCCATGAGAGATTGGAAAGATATGGATGCGGTTCGTGTGGAAACTCCGATTGCTCCAACAAAAGTTGATCGCATTATCAATCCTCCGGTTGCCGTGGCGATTCTTCGTGCTGGTAATGGGATGCTGGATGGGGTGCTTTCGATGATTCCTATCGCTTCGGCCGGCTTCATCGGGATCTACCGTGATAAGTTCATCCAGAATACTGTAGAGTACTACTTTAAACTCCCAGCAGATGTGAAGGGTCGAGAAATTCTATTGTGTGACCCTCTAATTGCCACTGCGGACACCATGATTGCGGCCATCGATCGTCTAAAAAGTTATCACGTTGGGCCCATTAAAGTGCTCTCAATTTTGACATCTGAGCATGCTCTAAAAAGACTTGAGCATTTTCATCCGGATGTTAAAGTCTTCGCCCTAAATGTCGAGAAGGAAATGACTGAAAATGGATATCTCGTACCAGGATTAGGAGACGCGGGTGACCGACTCTACCAAACAAAGTAAAACATTTATTCTAGGTGTTGCCGGCGGCTCAGGCTCCGGCAAAACCTATTTCGCCAAAGCTCTACACCGTGCTTTGGGTGAACAGGCGACGATTGTTTACCAGGACAATTTCTACATCGATCAATCTCATCGCTTTGATCACGATGGAGGATCGGTAAACTTCGATCATCCGGAGAGTCTGGACTTAAAGCTTCTGGCCCAATGTTTGGGCGAACTTAAAACCGGATCTGTTACCAATATTCCCATCTATGATTTCGTTACTCACTCCCGTAAACAAGAACAATTAAAAGTCGGACCTGCAAAGATCGTGATTGTAGATGGTATTCTTATTTTCCATCCTGAGTATTTGCGTGCGCAATTCGATGAAATGATCTTCTTTGATACGCCGGAGTCTCTTCGCTATGCCAGACGCCTGGAAAGAGACGTAAAGGAGCGTGGACGCACTCCTGAGGGTGTACAGGCCCAGTTCTTAAAACAAGTAAAGCCCATGCATGACGAGTTCGTAGAGCCATCTAAGCACCATGCTCATTCCATCGTGAAAGATCTGGATGATTACTACGAGTACTTCGATTCTTATAAAGCAAAGCTTTTAAAAATTATTGGATAACCCTTATAATCTTCGTAGGAGATTCCTATGAAGATTATAATTCCTCTTGTTCTCATTTCCTTTTCCTCATTCGCTGCCACGCTCGAACCCGTAAATATTGATTACGATTACCAGAATGCTCCTGAATATCAGGCAATCATGACTAAGCTCAAAGAGTTTGGTGACTTCTCTAAGAAAGAAGAAACAGCACCTGCGCCCATCAAAACCATGTCTAAGGGAGAGCAGGCGGTTGAAGAAGCGAAGGCCCGTAACCGCGCCATCATTGCGGCCCAGACCAAAGCTGAGAAGGAAGCCGTTGATAAGAACCGTGATATGACGGAACTTCAAAAATGGAAGCTCGAAGAAAAGAAAACTCTTGAGGGTTGGAAGAAAGAGTCTCGTGATCAACTCAACGCCTGGAAGCGCGAGCAGGAAATTTTTTTGGGTCGAATTAAGGTCTATAAAGAGAACACTTTCGAACTGCCAGTAAAACAAGAAAAAATCGTAGAGAAGAAGGTGCCAGCAGAAACTCTGCCCGATGTGCACATCGTTCATTCGGCGTTTGCAGTACCGGTGCGTGATCAGTGGAATCGTCCAACTTGTTCTGCCTTCGCAGGAGTTCGAGTGCTGGAAATTCTTCTCGCTCAAAACAAAGTCACTCGCGATCTCTCAGAGCAGTATCTTTATTGGGCAAGTAAGCCCAAGTGTTACATGTCACCTTGCTCAGAAAAAGGTTCATGGATCACTCCTGCTTATAAGCATTCACAGGGACAAACAACAGTCGACATTCCTCAAGAGTCGGAGTGTGGCTATAACGGTCAGCCGGTAGAAAATAATGAGACCCAGCTTCCTCTTAAGTCCACTTGTAAGAGTGGTGTGACTAAAGTTGTGAGCTACTCGGAACTTAAGACCCTCGCAGAGACGGTTGAGAGCATTAAGAAAAATATCCCGGTGGTGATGGCGGCAAAACTCTCAGAGAACTTTTATAAGAACCAAGGTCTCGTGACTTTAAACGATGCTCATGGGGGAGTTGCGAAACTCGATGCCCATTCTATGGGACATGCTTTCGTTGGAGTAGGAGTGATCGAGCTTCCGGAAAAGCTAAAAGCAACTGAAGGCAACTATTGTATCGTTGTGGCCAATAGCTGGGGAAAAGGTTGGGGCGCCGGTGGTTACTCATGCCTCACTGAAAATTGGCTTACAAAGTTCAGACAGAAGTCTCCTTTCATTGGTGTAAATAAGGTTGCAGTGGAATAAAATATGCTTCGACTTGAATCAAAAAGACTTTATTACGAGCATCTGGAAGAAAAACATTTTGAGGTATTTTACAGTCAGGAAAGTGATCCTGAAGTGATGAAATACATTCGTAAGGCCTCACAAGATAAAGATGAGGCGAGAAAAAAGTTTAACGATTATCTGTCTTATATGAAACTTCACCCAAAACTTGGTGTTTGGGCCGTATTCGAGAAAGAGACTCAAAATCAAATTGGTCTCGGGGTCTTATTTCATATCGAGATGAAACCAGAAAGCGGGCGGTATGAAGTTGGTTATCGCTTTAATCAAACTTCATGGGGCAAAGGTTATGCTACAGAGTTAACTCATAGGTTCCTTCAGTATGGCTTCAATGAGTTGGGTCTGAAAGAAATCTGCGGAACGACAAACCCAGATAATATTGTTTCACAAAAAGTTCTCATGAAGACGGGAATGAAGGACATGGGCATCACCACTGAATTTAGAAGTGGGAGCCGCTTCTTTGTCCTTAACCGCGACGAATATCACCCCTCGGATGATTAAATGTTCTAGTTGAAGAGTGCCGCGGTCCTTTTTGTTTTCTATCTCTAGCATGATTATGGATGTGAGAGCGATCTACCTGCGGTCTTCTTGCGACAGCATAGGCCATCTGCGGTTGTTGAAAGAGTGGTGAATGTCTCACCTTGATGTTTCTGTCTGGAAGTTGGTTTACCACTGACGTAAAGCGACTCAGAATTGAGTTCGCGGCTCTTAACAAGTTTTTTAAAATTTTTAGTTTCATGGGTCCTCGACTTTTTAACTTCATGTCTTATTTTCCTCGAATAAAAACCCTATTGAGAACAGTGCAAAACTTCGACGCGAACGGTTTTCCCTGAACCATTAATTTTTCTCAGGTTAATTTATGACATTCATCATTTCTCCACATGACCAATATCAGGGGAGATATTATCCATTTCTGTCATGATATTTATAACAGGAGAGGCTTATGGAATTTGGTAAAAGAGTTGTCATCGCAGTAGACATTGCCAAGGAAGCAAGGGGCCGTTTTGATGAATTGAAAGAGATTCATTTTTCTTCCGGATCAGACGTCCATCTGGTCTATGTCTTCCAGGAAATTGGTTTTAATTTCGCCATCGATGCCTACAGTATGGCCTATCCTCTGGCCGATGATAGGTTGGCGATCGAAAAGTCTGTCAATGATGCCCTAAAGAAAATTGGCCGGGAAGTTCTTCCCAAGGACGTAAAGGTCCACACTCATTGTATTTTTAGTGAAAATCAAAAAGAAAAACTTTGTGAAGTGGTGGAAGAAATCAAGGCAGATGTGGTCATTCTCGCGGCCAGAAAACGTCATGGTATCTTTGAAAGTTCCTTCGCCCAGTACATGCTGAAACACTCTGAGCGAAATCTTCTTATTCTGAAAGATCGGCAATCAGTTTAAGCTTTTCAGTATCTTTTAAATAAAAGGTCTTATCAATTTCAGTGATAAGACCTTGTTCTTTAAAATCACTGATCACCCGAATGGCGGTTTCATTGGCGGTCCCGATCATGGATGCGATTTCTTCCCGTGATAAATGCAGACGAATACAATGGTTCTCCCCATAAAGTTTGTCCATGGTCAGAAAATACTCCGCCATCCTTTCGCGTACGTTCTTTTTGACTAAAACAGAATTTCGGTTGAGTGCCTCATCGAGTTCATGGGACAGGCGAAGAAGTGTATCAATCGCGAGTTCAGGATTTTTGATGAACAGATCCTCAATGGTTTTATGTTCCACAAAATAGCATTCAGTATCTTCCAGCGCCTTAGCACTTTCTAAATTCATCTTGCACTTGAAGAGACTTCGGTGGCCGAGGATATCGCCACCCGTGGCAAGTCTTAAGATGTGTTCCTTCCCCTCAATTCCGTTGGTAAAGATCTTCACATGACCTTGCTTTATGAGATAAATCCCGAAAGAAGATGTTCCTTCGTGATAAATCGTTTCGCCTTTTCGGTAATGATGAGACTGTTCACTGATGAGAGATTCCAGCATTCGTCACCTCGCATTCAAAGGTCTATTTTAAGACGTCTTTCTTAATATTTATTCATGCTCCGAACAATGGTTGTAAAAAGTTGAGCACTTTGGGATTATTTATTAATGAAATACTTAAAAAGCCTTTATGTTCAGGTGTTAGTTGGGATTACTCTAGGGATAACGCTTGGACTCGTTTCTCCGGATCACGCGGTGAAAATGAAAATTTTGGGTGACAGTTTCATTGCACTTCTAAAAATGCTGATTGGACCTATCATTTTCACCACCGTCGTTCTTGGGATTTCTCATTCCGGCGACATGAAGAAAGTAGGACGAGTGGGTGGAAAGGCCCTGCTTTATTTTGAGACCATTTCAAATATTGCTCTGGCGCTCGGACTTGTGGCAGTCAATGTCTTTAAACCCGGTAAAGGTTTTAATGTTGATCCTTCGACACTCGATTCGGGTCCCATTGCTGAATACGCTAAAAAGGCCGAAAGCACTTCCATGTGGGACTTTCTTTTTAGCATCATCCCGAAGACTTTCACTGACGCTTTCACAAGTTCGGGTAACGTTCTCCAAATTCTCTTCATCGCATTACTCTTTGGTTATGGTCTCACACATGTAGGAGACAAAGGTAAGGTCGTGAGAGAATTTTTTGAAGGCCTCTCGCAGATCCTGTTTAAGATTGTTCACTTTCTTATGTTGTTTGCGCCTATTGGTGCTTTCGGGGCAATGTCGTTTACGATTGGGAAGTATGGAGTTGATTCTCTGGCCCCATTGGCAAAACTCATGGGTGTGTTTTATCTCACCTGCATCGTGTTTATCCTGGTAGTCTTGGGACCAATCGCTCGATACTGTGGCTTTAGCATCTTAAAATACATCAGGTACATCCGCGAAGAACTCTTCACTGTACTTGGAACTTCATCATCAGAAAGTGTGTTGGCCCCTATGATGGAGAAGTCTGAGCGTTTAGGCTGTTCCAAGTCAGTTGTAGGATTGGTTATTCCTACTGGATATTCATTCAACTTAGATGGAACTAACATCTATCTCACTATGGCGGCCGTGTTCGTTGCTCAGGCCTTAAATATTGATCTCACTATCGGAGAACAGTTAAGTCTTCTCTTGGTGGCGACTGTGACTTCACAAGGGGCCTCAGGGGTAACTGGTGCGGGCTTTATTACGTTGGCCGCGACTCTTGCGGTTGTTCCATCTGTGCCTGTGGGGGGGCTCGCCCTGATCTTTGGGATTGATCGATTTATGTCAGAGGCACGTGCCCTTACGAATACCATCGGTAATGGAGTTGCGACGATTGTGATTTCACGTTGGGAAAAAGAGCTTGATACGGAAAAGCTTACTCATGAGTTGAACCGTTAAAATTCCTCTGGGCCTTCTCAATTTTTTCCAGATAGGCGAGAGTCTCTTCTTCTGTCATGAGTTCTTTAGAAAATACCGGGAACTGGGTCTCTAATTTTCCAAGGACCTTATTGATTCTCTCGATGGTTTCTATAGAGTTTTCCAGCGGTCTCACCAGATGAGTCTTATCCGGACATTCTCTTTTTAAGATGGCGACGGCGAGTTTTTGTGACTGAAGAGGACTGTTCGTTCGATCTCTCATACTGAGAAATATCTGGGCCAGTTTTTCATGGACCTCATAGACCGCCTTTTCTCGGGTCAGTTTCTCGATCAGTTTTTGATCACGATAGCGGAAGGTTATGAGAGCAATGGCGATTGAGACATAGATGAAGCTCACCTGGGGCTCACTGGAGAGCACCACATTGGGTGAGTGAGGAAGATCCAGGTAATACCAAATAAAAATATTCTGAGCACATACCAAAAACATGAGAAATAAATTTACCCAATAAGGGCCGGGCACTAAAAAGGCCAAAAGAAGAATTTGGATTTTGCCGGAGACCAACGGAATCCATTCTTCACCACTGGCAAGATAATCCTGTTGAAGCGTCCAGTTGAAGTATGCATAAGGGAGAAACAAAGAGAGATACGCCCAGACACACTTTCTCCTGTCCCAAAGTTCTTTTTTAAAGACCAGGGCAATGAGCATCAGTATGGCGAAAACCAGATGAATGGACCTTTCTCTGACTTGTCGTGGAAAGATCTCCATATTCTCGAAGCGCCATATGGCGATTGATTGAACTAAGATAACAACGACCGCCAGAGTTAGAACAACGTTCCGAGATGATGAGTTATAAGGTTTATTGCTTGTAATGTAATGAACCATCGGGGAAGAGTAGCAACCCGAATAAGGCGATTCAACTAAAGAGTATCTATATGCTACTTAGGATCTCTTCGATGATTTCGAGTGCTGCAGGTTTTTCCAATACGGTCACATTGGGCTCACTGAGTTTGGCCTGAAGAAGAGGATAATTACGAGCGTGACCGGTGAAGAAGACAATTTTCTTTTGATACTTTTGTGACTTGACCCAATCGTATGCATCAATACCGTTTTTAGATCCTGTGCCAAGATTAATGTCCAGGAATATTAAATCAAAATTTTCTTTGGGCAGATTAATCTGAATAAGGTCGTTATAGGAATTCACACATACGCCTCTCAGTCCAAGTTCCTCGAAAATCGAACACATCAGTACGCATAAATCTTTATCATCATCTAAAAGTAACACGCTCTTCATCGAAACCTGCTGAAAGGGAATAGCTAGACGTTAACAATTTATTTATGGATTGAGAAATTTCTTAAAACTGACCAATGATCTCACGTGCCTTCATTGCTGTGACACCAAAATAGTTGTTAAACCAGGTATTCACAAACTCTGGAGGATAGGAATCTAATCTTTGGCAACGGACGACGTGGTCACCGACTGAAGCAATGCTGCGGTCATTGGGTAATGTACAGAAAAGCTTCTGCCAAACATTATTCATATCAGAGCGAAATTTTTGGGCAGCATCCTGTGAATAACCTTGGAACTTAGCAAGCGGCGAGCTTATATCGACCTGCTGCGGGTAAAGACCAATGTCAGGAATATTGATGTCGTGAAGAAACTTCTCTTCCGTTTCTTCCTTCATATAGGTGAATGCTTCGTTGTTATTATCGAAGATAACAGAGCCCTTCATATTAAGCGAAAGGGTTTGGGTCTTTTTAGTCGCCATGTATTCATAGACCCGGGCCTCAGTACGATAACGAGTCACCGGCTCGCGGTTTTGATAATACTCAGTTCTGTACTTGGTAACCATGACACCGTTTTCAACTGCAGAATACGGGATCTGACGGCTTCTTTGCACCATCTGATAATCAGTGTAGGGAACACTCACTTTATAGTTATGTACTTGTCTAACCATGCGAGAAAGTGGATTCCAATTATACTGGCCCGAGAGTTTCAGCTTAATAGAGCGGTGAGATTCCGGGTGATACCAAGGGGATTCACGGAATGAATTATTCAGAGCGCTCTCCAGGGCCGTCACACTTGTACTGTCTAGATTCTTAATGTCAGAAGTTGCTTCAATCTTTGAAAAAAGTTTAGAGCTAATGGTTGTTTGCCCGAGTTCTCGTTCAGGTCCCCAGTATTTACAAAACTGAGTCACGAAGCTTCTGAAGAAAGGCCTGTCTTCACCGGTCTTTCTTAGTTCCCCGCATCTCTTAACGCCATTTTTGATGACCTTTGCCTGGACCTTATGCCACTCAGGCATAGACGAGAACACGTCTTGATAGTGTCTCTGATCAGCTTCCGCGGAAAGGGGGAGATTTGATTTTACTTTAGTGCTGATACGATCCTGATAATGGGGCCAGAGGGAGCGAATTTCTTTTCCTTGAAAGCTAGAGGAGTTGAAGTCTAGTCTTAGCTGGAATTTCTTCTGAAGATCAGTCAGGCTCTTAAGCTCATCAATGGCAATTTGGTATTGGTTTGCTAAGCGCTTATCTCGGATGTTTGTTAGTTTATCGTTTGATACAACTTCCAGGGAACTCTGAAGCCCATTTTTCGCTTCCTCATCACTTGGATCTCCTTTAACTGCCTCGGCCCAATAATTGATGGCCTCTTCGTGAAGCCCTTTTTCACTCAATTCGATGGCCTTCTTCTTAGCACTTGAACAGGAACAAACAAGAAGCAGTATCAAAAGGTATTTCATGAGACCTCAGGCGTTTGAAATGCAATTAGTAATGGGGCCAGGCACCGTTTTATACTGAGTCACAACAGCGCCTTCTGAGAAAAGAAGAAGAGTTCCAGGTTCATGAATACTCCAGACCTCGTTATCAGTCAGGGGATTCGTTGCGATGACCGCCACCTGATCTTTATTAGTGGTCACGGCACTGAAATCAATTTTTACGTCCTGATCTTTAAGTTGGGCCACATTAAATGGCGCTTTACGAATGATTGAAGCCAGTTTAGTCGAACAATGAGCGAGCATGAACTCACCATTAGATAATAAGAAATTGAAAACTCCAAAAGTTGCCAGCGCCAGAGTAAGTTCATGAAGTTTATTACCTAAAGCTTCCATTGAAGGGGCCTCATCCCCAAAAGTTTTTTGCAGTTCTTGCAGAATAAAGCAAAAGGCCTTCTCGCTATCGGTATTGCCCACCGGACGATAGCGTCCATCAAATGCGGGTTCGAAATTTTTCAGGTCCCCATTATGCGCAAAAGACCAATAGCGACCCCACATCTCACGCACAAAGGGATGAGTGTTTTCAAGTTTCGTGTCACCTTGAGTGGCCTTACGAATGTGGGCGATCACATTTGTGGATTTAATGGGATAGGTGCGAATGAAGTCCGCAACCGGAGAATGGGCGGAGGGTTTGGGGTCCAGAAATTGTCTGACTCCTTTACCTTCAAAGAAAGTGATTCCCCAACCATCGGTGTGATGGTCAGTGATACCTCCTCGGGCCTGAAAACCCGTGAAAGAGAAACAGATGTCCGTTGGCACGTTACAATTCATTCCTAATAATTGGCACATGAAAATATTGTAAGTGCCACCTCGGATGGATGACAATGGGCAATTGTTCCTGCGATAATTCCCAGATGGAACCAACTCGAATTGTACACTGTGATGATGCCCTTGTTTGGCTAAGACAAACTCCACCACTTGAAGGCTGCTCACTGATAGCCTCTATGCCCGATATTTCGGAGTTTCCCCAATACACCCTTCCTCAGTGGAAGGAATGGTTTCAGTCCACTGCTGAGCTTGTTATGTCGAAAACTCCCGATGATGGAGTGGCGATCTTTTTTCAGTCAGATATTAAAGTTGAAGGCACTTGGGTGGATAAGGCCTACATCGTTCAGAAAGCGGCCGAGAAAGTTGGTCTGGAACTACTCTGGCACAAGATCTTTTGTCGGGCCCCAGCGGGAATGATTACCTTTGGTCGTCCGGCCTATTCACACATGCTGTGCTTTTCAAAAAATGTCAGAGTTGATGTTTCAAAATCCACTCCCGATGTCATTCCTGATCTGGGTGAAAAGACCTGGGAAAGAGGCATGGGATTTGAGGCCTCGCTGCTGGCGAGTAAATTCATTTTAAAGCAAACCAATTCAAAAACTGTGGTTCATCCCTTCTGTGGTGAAGGAAGTATGATGGCAGTGGCGAACTTTGTTGGGCTTAATGCTGTTGGCATTGAACGCAGCCCGAAGCGCGCTGAACGGGCACGTCTTCTTCAAGTGGCACCTGACGGTAAGAGCTTTCTTCAAGAAGGATAATGTTTTCCATCTCATCGAAATGTTTCTCGATAGGGACCCAAACTTCTGAGGCCCGGATCTTTTTAAAATTTAAAGCAAAATACAATAGCGCCAAAGGAACACCCAAGGCGAATCCTAGTCCGTGTGCCAGATAACTTGTCTGAGGTTGAAAGGTCTCCGGGAAAAAGAAAATCAAAGACACTGCCACGGCGTGAACAAGTCTTGTCGTCACAGTTTGTCGTCTTTCAATCAAGACATAAAGTGTGAGCCAAAAAGAGGCCATGAAATAAACCACTCCTGATACACCAACTAAAGAAACATCAGGAGCGTAAAACCATATGGTCGCGAAATTAATTAATCCACCTGCAATAATGCTGAGAACCGGAAAGACCCAAAATCCAAAATAATTTGTTAATAGCGCCGCCAGTCCTGCAAAGAAAAAAGCGTTATGTGCCAGGTGAGTGAGGTCAGCATGGAGGAGGGCAGCTGTGAAGGCACGCCAGTATTCTCCTTGTTCGAACACCAGACGTTTTGTGGCCGAGAATTTCTGCGGATCTGCTCCGAAGAAAAGCATTAGAACGGCCAGGCTTATGGCACCGATGACAAAGCTCTTGTAGGCGGGCTTTTTTGAAAGAAAAGTTTTGGTAAGTTTATATTCCATTGGTGCCTCACTCTTAAAACATAAGATGGTGGCATATCCGTTAATGTCAAGTTTGCCTAATTTTTTAAGGAGAATTTAAAATAACTTTTGTTAGTGAAAGTCATAAGATGAGACATCGGAGAGAGTATGTTAAATGCGCAACAACATTCTTCCAATCCACAGTCTGATTACCGCAAGTTAGTTGCGAGTCTTCCAGGTATGTATATTGTCATGCTTCCAGATGCTCCCCATTTTACAATAGTCGATTGTAATAGTGATTTGTTTCGAATTACTAAAAGAAGGCCGGAAGAGGTGATTGGAAAACCTCTGTTTGAAGCTTTCCCGGACAATCCCGATCA
Encoded here:
- a CDS encoding rhomboid family intramembrane serine protease, which produces MEYKLTKTFLSKKPAYKSFVIGAISLAVLMLFFGADPQKFSATKRLVFEQGEYWRAFTAALLHADLTHLAHNAFFFAGLAALLTNYFGFWVFPVLSIIAGGLINFATIWFYAPDVSLVGVSGVVYFMASFWLTLYVLIERRQTVTTRLVHAVAVSLIFFFPETFQPQTSYLAHGLGFALGVPLALLYFALNFKKIRASEVWVPIEKHFDEMENIILLEESSYRQVPLEEDVPVQRASGCVQCQQH